The sequence GCGAGATCCGGACCTCTGCATTTTTGATGCGCATGACGCAATAACCGCAGCCGTGCAGGAATGCGTCCCGCTCGCGATCGTATGCTCTCCGGTCCTTTCGCTCATGGATACCGCCATCGACTTCGACGACCAGGCGGGATTCCTTGCACAGAAAATCGACGATGTATGGCCCGATATTCACCTGTCTGCGGAATTTGAGTCCCCGGCACCTGCGTGCTCTGGGTACTTTCCAGAGCATATTCTCTTCATGCGTCATCTTCCGTCTCAGCCGCTTTACAAAGGCGCATTTGTGTTTACGCTCCAGCGCGTCTCTGGTTTCTTCATTCATAGGGCGGCCGATCCTACGCTCCGTTTTCCTGACAAACAAACATCCAACATCAACATTTCCCTTCTCCTCCAGAGAGGAGAGGGGAAAGGGGTGAGGTCACCTCCCCCCATCCGCTACAATTCCCCCTCATGCACCGAAAAGCCATCCTTCAATGGGCAGCGGCACACATCGAGAAAGCGGACCTCTCTTCCGCGTTGCGATCCAAAGCCTTGCGGGAACTTGAGAGGTATTTCTCCGGATCCTGTTCGTGTCGCATGGATGTGCCGCTCCCGGGTACCGCGTTTCAGCGCTTGGTCTGGCGCTCTCTCATTCGCGTTCCTTTTGGCCACACCATCACCTATGGGGAGCTGGCCACGCGCATCGGGCACCCCCGCGCCGCGCGGGCTGTGGGCACTGCCCTCCGCAAAAATCCGCTCCCCATTCTCGTGCCGTGTCACCGCGTTGTGCCCGCGTCGGGGGGCATCGGGGAGTACGTCGGTGGAACGCCGCGCAAGCGGTGGCTGCTACAGTTCGAGCGCACTGGTCGCTGATGCGCTGTCGTCAGTGTCCGGCGCCGCCGCTTCGGCACCCGGAGTGCCGTTACCCCTCAGTAGAGCCATCATTGCGGCAGTCGGTTTCGCCTCGTAGGGATTGCCGATGGGCCCCGCATGTTTATCGCGAATGATTTCTTCCGTTTCGAAGACTTCGTCGAAGGGCGAAGGTGAGCGGGCCGGTGCGTCGGTCTTCAGAGGGGGCATGGGCGCGCACTATTGTGCGTCCCGCTGTGAGAGTCAAGGCCGGAAGCCCACTATTCCCCCTGCATCATTCCCTCCGGTTTCCCGTACTGTTCGGGCGATTTTCATCTTCATCTTCATCGTCATCATCATTCTCATCGTCAGTATTCTGCCGGGAGGATGAGGAGGAAAAGGAGGGGGGACAGGGGGGGAGGGGCGGCACCGAGAACCCGCACTGGGGGTACTTTTCGATCACGTCCTCGATCTGGTGCTGCACATCCTCGAACAATTGCTTCTCCCACCCGCTCACCTGGTTCCAGTTGCGGCAGCGCCGTTGTTCGTAATCCCGCAGAAGATTGGCGAACAGGGGACGCATGATCGGGCACACGACATCCTTCTCGCACTGCTCAATGGGCGGGGGGAAGGGGAAGGAACAGTTGGGATGCCGCAGGCGCAGGGCTTCCATCTTCCGCTTCAGCTCCTCCATCTTATTCGTATCGCACCGGTGCATTCTGCCCCAGAGGTTGCGCAATTCGTCGAAACCCCGGACGTGCTCCATGAATTCCTTTTGCTGTTCCTCGCAGGCTGCGCGGGAGGAACGCGAGGAGGAAGAGGGGCGAGAGCTGCGGGAGGAGACGGAGGAGGCGGCGCAGGTGCAGAACGACGTGCACACTCCTGCGGGACATCCCAGATTCGGCTCGCACTCTTCGCCCACTTCAAGAAGCCCGTTGCCGCAGACCGGGCCGGCCGCAACCGACGATTGCGCGCTGGAAGCGGCAAGGGAGGAAGACGAAGACGCAGGCGGCGGGGCACAGCCTTCATCTACCGCACCGTCACAGTCATCATCGATCTGATTGTCACAGACTTCAGGGGCGAGAGGCGAGATCTGCGCGTCGTCATCATTGCAGTCCATCGGAAGGGGCGAACCGTCGCTATCCATGTCACGTGCATGCTGCACTGTCACGTAGGCATCGACGCGGCCGAAACCGTAGGACTCATCAAATCCGGCGTTCCCCAGATCGTAGGCGGTCGCCGCGAGGATGGCACGTGTCTGATCGGGCGTGAGGGCGGGGTTCGCGCCGCGCACGAGGGCGGCGATGCCGGCCACGTGGGGGGCGGCCATGCTCGTGCCGCTCCACCAGCCGAAGCCCGCCTCGGGGCAGGTGGAAGAAACAGCGCAGGGCAGTGAAGAGAGAATACCCAGTCCCGGAGCCATGAGATCCAGTGCCGGACCGTCCCCTGACCAGGGCTGGCGCACGTTGTTGCGGTCCAGCGCCCCCACAGAGACAGCCTTCGAGGCGCAGCCCGGCGTCGAAACCCCCGGAGCCGTCTGGGCGCCATTGCCGGCGGCCGCTACCACGAGCACGCCCTGATTGGCGGCCCAGTTCGCCTTGTCGGCGAGGGGGTCGAAGTCACAGTGGTTCATGAACGAGCCGCCGCCCAAACTCATGTTGATCACTTTGGCTCCATGCGTCACCGCCCACTCGATGCCTGCCAGAATATCGCCCTCGGCGCACCAGCCGGAATCGCTGCAGACCTTGACGATGAGCAGGTCCAGTTCGGGGGCGGTACCGAGGATGCGGTTGTTGCCCAGCTCATCGGCGTGCACCGCCGCTCCTGCACCGGCGACGATGCCGGCCACATGTGTTCCGTGTCCGTTGCCGTCCGCGGGGGAGCTCCCCACGACGAAGGAAGTCTGCTCCACAACGCGGCTCGAGATCTCGGGATGACTGGCGTCGATACCGGTATCGAGAATGGCTACGCGCACGCCGGTCCCCTTGGTGCCCTGTTCCTGCAGGACCGCCACATTCACCTGGCTGACCGAGAACAGATCCTGCGTCTTGAAGACACGCTCCTCATTCGCCCCCGCGATGAGCGTGTTTTCGGG is a genomic window of Candidatus Peribacter riflensis containing:
- a CDS encoding DNA methylase; the protein is MNEETRDALERKHKCAFVKRLRRKMTHEENMLWKVPRARRCRGLKFRRQVNIGPYIVDFLCKESRLVVEVDGGIHERKDRRAYDRERDAFLHGCGYCVMRIKNAEVRISLPGVLDRIGNAGEKLAQHTTTQTPPLS
- a CDS encoding methylated-DNA--[protein]-cysteine S-methyltransferase, yielding MHRKAILQWAAAHIEKADLSSALRSKALRELERYFSGSCSCRMDVPLPGTAFQRLVWRSLIRVPFGHTITYGELATRIGHPRAARAVGTALRKNPLPILVPCHRVVPASGGIGEYVGGTPRKRWLLQFERTGR